A genomic segment from Spinacia oleracea cultivar Varoflay chromosome 3, BTI_SOV_V1, whole genome shotgun sequence encodes:
- the LOC110786303 gene encoding uncharacterized protein isoform X3, whose amino-acid sequence MPHRVLFLLLFNGGLCNPLKDDEEGMSKLSAADIGKGDMTDWMTDIYEAKMQKAKAELEEKQAKDAAKASGKKKGTTLSQLKKRAVPAGSETPSTFKKPKPIPRRLVKKGESKVAEGGRPDDDEIGVDKPSLVVDLVSKSKSGGHPDELEDPLSGIPADVRSQIPAEVARRARL is encoded by the exons ATGCCGCATCGGGTGTTATTCCTCTTGCTCTTCAATGGTGGTTTATGTAATCCACTCAAAGATGATG aggaagggatgagcaagttatcggcggcggatattgggaagggcgacatgaccgattggatgaccgacatctatgaggccaagatgcagaaggccaaggccgagttggaggagaag caagctaaggacgcggctaaggcgtcagggaagaaaaaggggacgactctgtcccaattgaagaaaagggccgtgccagctggctcggagactccgagtaccttcaaaaaGCCCAAACCTATACCCCGCCGTCTGGTGAAGAAGGGCGAGTCaaaggttgctgaggggggtcgccctgatgacgatgagattggcgtggacaagccgtctctggttgtggacttggtgtccaaatcaaaGTCTGGTGGGCATCCTGACGAgttggaggaccctctttcgggaATTCCGGCCGACGTCCGTTCCCAGATtcctgcggaggtggcccgccgagctaggttatag